In a genomic window of Gavia stellata isolate bGavSte3 chromosome 30, bGavSte3.hap2, whole genome shotgun sequence:
- the SLC16A1 gene encoding monocarboxylate transporter 1 produces MPPAIGGPVGYTPPEGGWGWAVVIGAFISIGFSYAFPKSITVFFKEIEVIFNASSSKVSWISSIMLAVMYAGGPISSILVNKYGSRPIMIAGGCLSGCGLIAASFCNTVEELYFCVGVVGGLGLAFNLNPALTMIGKYFFKKRPLANGLAMAGSPVFLSTLAPVNQLFFGIFGWRGSFLILGGLLLNCCVAGSLMRPIGPKPDQLKKEANKEVLQEAGKVAKKDDGDTSTDLIGGKTKKQKSTLFQTINKFLDLSLFTHRGFLLYLSGNVIMFFGLFTPLVFLSNYAKSKKIANESAAFLLSILAFVDMVARPSMGLVANTKWIRPRVQYFFAISVIYNGVCHLLAPMSTTYAGFCIYAGFFGFAFGWLSSVLFETLMDLVGAQRFSSAVGLVTIVECCPVLLGPPLLGKLNDMYGDYKYTYWACGVILIISGIYLFIGMGINYRLVAKEQKAEEKARNEGKEEETNVDEAEKQKEANNDVAPSPQKSAEDGVKEEESHM; encoded by the exons ATGCCACCGGCCATCGGAGGCCCTGTGGGATACACTCCTCCTGAAGGAGGATGGGGATGGGCCGTGGTCATCGGAGCCTTCATCTCCATTGGGTTTTCCTATGCCTTCCCCAAATCCATCACTGTGTTCTTCAAAGAGATTGAGGTCATCTTCAATGCATCCAGCAGCAAAGTCTCATGGATCTCCTCCATCATGCTGGCTGTCATGTATGCAGGAG GTCCCATCAGCAGCATCCTGGTGAACAAATACGGCAGTCGGCCTATCATGATCGCTGGCGGCTGCCTCTCCGGGTGCGGCTTGATTGCAGCCTCTTTCTGCAACACGGTGGAGGAGCTCTACTTCTGCGTTGGGGTTGTAGGGG GCCTTGGACTCGCATTTAACTTGAACCCAGCCTTAACCATGATCGGCAAGTACTTCTTCAAGAAGCGTCCCCTGGCTAACGGGCTGGCCATGGCAGGCAGCCCCGTGTTCCTCTCCACCCTGGCGCCTGTGAACCAGCTCTTCTTCGGCATATTTGGCTGGCGTGGTAGCTTCCTCATCCTCGGCGGTCTCTTGCTGAACTGCTGCGTCGCCGGATCCCTGATGCGGCCCATAGGCCCCAAGCCGGATCAGCTGAAGAAAGAGGCCAATAaggaggtgctgcaggaagCTGGGAAGGTGGCGAAAAAGGACGACGGTGACACCAGCACAGACCTTATTGGCGGGAAGACCAAGAAACAGAAGAGCACACTTTTCCAGACGATCAACAAGTTCTTGGACCTGTCCCTGTTCACACACAGGGGCTTCCTGCTCTATCTGTCGGGCAACGTGATCATGTTCTTTGGGTTGTTCACTCCCTTGGTCTTCCTCAGCAATTATGCAAAGAGCAAGAAGATTGCTAACGAGTCTGCAGCCTTCCTGCTCTCCATCCTGGCCTTCGTAGACATGGTGGCCAGACCTTCTATGGGACTGGTGGCTAACACCAAGTGGATCAGACCCAGAGTCCAGTATTTCTTCGCCATCTCTGTGATTTACAACGGGGTGTGTCATCTGTTGGCCCCCATGTCCACCACCTATGCTGGCTTCTGCATCTATGCCGGCTTCTTTGGCTTTGCCTTCGGCTGGCTGAGCTCAGTGCTGTTTGAGACCCTGATGGACCTGGTGGGAGCGCAGCGGTTCTCCAGCGCCGTCGGCCTGGTGACCATCGTGGAGTGCTGCCCCGTGCTTCTGGGACCCCCTCTGCTAG GGAAGCTCAACGACATGTATGGTGACTACAAGTACACGTACTGGGCCTGTGGGGTCATCCTCATCATCTCTGGGATCTACCTCTTCATCGGGATGGGGATCAACTACCGCCTGGTGGCAAAGGAGCAGAAGGCGGAGGAGAAGGCGAGGAAcgaagggaaggaggaggagaccAATGTCGACGaggctgagaagcagaaagaggcAAACAATGACGTGGCCCCCTCGCCTCAGAAGAGTGCGGAGGATGGTGTCAAAGAGGAGGAGAGCCACATGTGA